From one Pristis pectinata isolate sPriPec2 chromosome 12, sPriPec2.1.pri, whole genome shotgun sequence genomic stretch:
- the slc25a16 gene encoding graves disease carrier protein isoform X2, producing MAGSMAGITAVVCTYPLDMIRARLAFQVKGEHKYTGIIDAFRVIYTQEGGFRGFYRGLTPTIIGMAPYAGISFFTFGTLKSIGLSQAPDVLGRPSSDNPNVLVLKSHVNLVCGGIAGAIAQTVSYPLDVARRRMQLGSILVEAEKYVTMCKTLRYVYNEHGIRKGLYRGLTLNYIRCIPSQAVAFTTYELMRQVLHLN from the exons ATGGCTGGATCCATGGCAG GGATTACTGCAGTGGTATGCACCTATCCGCTGGACATGATTCGAGCACGTCTGGCATTCCAAGTAAAGGGTGAACACAAGTACACTGGAATCATTGATGCTTTCAGAGTTATTTATACACAG GAAGGAGGATTTCGAGGGTTTTATAGAGGCCTAACTCCTACTATCATCGGCATGGCTCCTTATGCAG GAATCTCCTTCTTCACATTTGGCACCTTGAAGAGCATTGGACTCAGCCAGGCCCCTGATGTACTGGGAAGACCTTCTTCTGATAATCCCAATGTTTTGGTATTAAAATCCCATGTGAATTTGGTGTGTGGTGGAATAGCAGGAGCGATTGCGCAAACAGTATC GTACCCACTAGATGTGGCTCGGCGGCGCATGCAATTGGGCTCCATTTTGGTTGAGGCTGAAAAATATGT AACAATGTGCAAGACTCTGAGATATGTCTACAATGAACATGGCATACGGAAGGGCCTGTACCGGGGGCTCACTCTCAATTACATTCGCTGCATCCCATCTCAGGCTGTGGCATTTACTACCTATGAACTCATGAGGCAAGTTCTTCATCTCAACTGA